One genomic region from Salvia hispanica cultivar TCC Black 2014 chromosome 2, UniMelb_Shisp_WGS_1.0, whole genome shotgun sequence encodes:
- the LOC125206650 gene encoding receptor kinase-like protein Xa21, with product MGETYENALISFKNSITSDPYAPLSTNWSQNASVCSWIGVSCGLKHRRVTALNLRDYDLAGTVAPHLGNLSFLRYLDISSNSFTGMLPFELSKLRLLKVMNVGANSFTGEISTCGNIPREIGRLRMLTELYLGYINGYQGGVPAEIGNLSRLERLNIDNASLTGDIPSSIFNMSSLTYLSLSNNSLLGSILTLLNTPKLETLYLDHNKLTVCQVLSDTTLIHERPMDDETEMHEPMQLDISTSAGDEESDQRGRSKSRATKKERPRRNAPRPAKYRDFVQY from the exons ATGGGTGAAACGT ATGAAAATGCACTCATTTCCTTCAAAAACTCCATCACTTCCGACCCTTATGCTCCCTTGAGCACCAATTGGTCTCAAAATGCATCAGTTTGTAGTTGGATTGGTGTGTCGTGCGGCCTCAAGCACCGCCGTGTCACTGCTCTCAATCTCCGTGACTACGACCTTGCTGGAACTGTTGCTCCACATCTCGGAAACCTTTCGTTTCTAAGATATCTTGACATCAGTTCCAATAGTTTTACGGGGATGTTACCATTTGAGCTTTCTAAACTACGTCTTTTGAAGGTGATGAATGTGGGAGCAAATTCATTCACCGGAGAAATATCAACATG TGGCAACATCCCACGTGAAATTGGGAGACTGAGAATGCTTACAGAGTTGTACTTGGGGTACATTAATGGTTATCAAG GAGGAGTGCCAGCTGAAATAGGAAATCTTTCAAGACTAGAGAGATTGAACATTGACAATGCTTCTCTAACTGGAGATATTccatcttcaatcttcaacatGTCTTCCTTGACATACTTAAGCTTATCTAACAATAGCTTGTTAGGAAGTATCCTAACTCTCCTGAATACACCGAAGCTTGAGACTTTATATCTTGATCATAACAAGTTGACAG TTTGTCAGGTACTATCTGATACGACCCTAATCCACGAGAGGCCGATGGACGACGAGACGGAGATGCACGAGCCCATGCAGCTGGACATTTCGACGTCAGCCGGAGACGAGGAATCGGATCAAAGGGGCAGATCGAAGAGCAGAGCTACCAAGAAGGAGCGTCCGAGAAGGAACGCCCCTCGACCTGCCAAGTATCGAGACTTCGTCCAATATTAG